In Candidatus Omnitrophota bacterium, a single genomic region encodes these proteins:
- a CDS encoding Rne/Rng family ribonuclease — protein MSKEILVQVAQGERRVAVLSDGKLDDFYIELDRHQSMLGNIYKGKVESILPSINGAFVNIGQEKNGFLYLTDADNPLLKEVDRIEEEPVVGVGQKIINMIFPQPAPPMAGPVPAYGGAKPDQQPPQQPPQNPRQGRRPKQQSPLPLKKDQEILVQVVKDPFGTKGPRLTTHISLAGRFVVYMPLDKHNGISKKIEKPEERQRLRDILRTFNFARSGGFIVRTASVDQGEKELTRDAKFLTAMWEKVRHLSKQKQAPALVYKEYDLIWKVVRDLLKDEVDRLIIDSEEEFIKMRKFAQTISGQEMMDKIQHHQGPQPLFEAKNVAHELEKIYESKVYLKSGAYIVIEPTEGLIVVDVNSGRFKGRGTPEDASFAVNVEAAPEIARQLRLRDLGGIIVIDFIDMNREDHKRRVVNTLREELVKDHAKTEVNRISALGLVEMTRARTGKTIESLKFHACPYCEGRGKVKID, from the coding sequence GTGTCCAAAGAAATTTTAGTGCAAGTCGCGCAAGGCGAACGGCGCGTCGCTGTTCTGTCCGACGGAAAACTGGATGATTTTTACATTGAGCTCGACCGCCACCAGTCCATGCTGGGCAATATTTACAAAGGCAAGGTCGAGTCCATTTTACCGTCCATCAACGGGGCGTTCGTTAACATCGGCCAGGAGAAGAACGGGTTTTTATACCTGACCGACGCCGACAATCCTTTGCTCAAGGAAGTTGACCGGATCGAAGAAGAGCCGGTGGTGGGCGTGGGCCAGAAGATCATCAACATGATCTTTCCCCAGCCTGCTCCGCCTATGGCGGGGCCCGTCCCCGCCTACGGCGGGGCTAAACCGGATCAACAACCCCCTCAACAGCCGCCACAGAACCCCAGACAGGGCAGACGTCCCAAACAGCAGTCGCCGCTGCCTTTGAAAAAAGACCAGGAGATCCTGGTGCAGGTGGTCAAAGACCCCTTCGGCACCAAGGGCCCGCGTTTGACGACGCATATCAGCCTGGCAGGGCGTTTCGTGGTGTATATGCCGCTGGACAAGCATAACGGCATTTCCAAAAAGATCGAAAAACCTGAAGAACGCCAGCGTCTGCGCGATATCCTCAGGACGTTCAATTTTGCCAGGTCCGGCGGGTTCATCGTGCGCACGGCGTCCGTGGACCAGGGCGAGAAGGAACTCACCCGCGACGCCAAATTTTTGACGGCCATGTGGGAAAAAGTACGCCATCTCTCCAAACAAAAGCAGGCCCCGGCGCTGGTCTATAAAGAGTATGACCTGATCTGGAAGGTCGTGCGCGATCTGCTCAAAGACGAGGTGGACCGGCTCATCATTGACTCCGAGGAGGAGTTCATCAAGATGCGCAAGTTCGCCCAGACCATCAGCGGCCAGGAGATGATGGACAAGATCCAGCATCATCAGGGCCCCCAGCCGTTGTTTGAGGCGAAAAACGTCGCGCATGAACTGGAGAAAATTTATGAGAGCAAGGTGTATCTCAAATCCGGTGCCTACATCGTCATTGAACCCACGGAAGGGCTGATCGTCGTGGACGTCAACAGCGGCCGTTTCAAGGGCCGGGGCACGCCGGAAGACGCGTCGTTCGCGGTCAATGTGGAAGCGGCCCCCGAGATCGCGCGGCAATTGCGTTTGAGGGACTTAGGCGGCATCATCGTCATTGATTTCATTGACATGAACCGGGAAGACCATAAGCGCAGGGTCGTGAACACCCTGCGGGAGGAGTTGGTCAAGGACCATGCCAAGACCGAGGTCAACCGCATTTCCGCCCTGGGGCTGGTGGAGATGACCCGGGCGCGCACGGGAAAGACCATTGAGTCGCTGAAATTCCACGCCTGCCCGTATTGCGAAGGCCGGGGAAAGGTCAAGATCGATTAA
- a CDS encoding prepilin-type N-terminal cleavage/methylation domain-containing protein — MFTRLSRKSKGFTLVEIMIVVAIIALLAAIAIPNLLRAKISANDALAKATLRAISTASEAYATTNNGSYPGAITSLTGATPPYLNAAYCASTLSGYTYACGMASTGYTVTATPATVGTTGTTTYTMTTGGILTP, encoded by the coding sequence ATGTTTACGCGATTGTCCAGAAAATCAAAAGGTTTTACTTTAGTTGAGATCATGATCGTTGTCGCGATCATCGCCCTTTTGGCCGCCATCGCCATTCCGAATTTGCTGCGGGCCAAAATTTCTGCGAATGATGCTTTGGCCAAGGCCACGCTGCGCGCCATCTCGACAGCGTCCGAGGCCTATGCCACGACCAACAACGGTTCATATCCCGGCGCGATCACATCGCTGACGGGTGCGACTCCTCCGTACCTCAACGCGGCGTACTGCGCCTCAACCCTCTCCGGGTACACGTATGCCTGCGGTATGGCTTCCACCGGTTATACGGTCACAGCGACACCGGCAACGGTGGGCACGACCGGTACGACCACATACACCATGACGACGGGCGGTATTTTGACGCCGTAA
- a CDS encoding type II secretion system F family protein, giving the protein MPTYKYITRDQNGQAVTGKISAETELLVIEELRKRGLIIVSINEEKASALTPVAKPKKEKKAKPEDIVMFTRQFATMIDAGIPILQALEALYDQTANPAFKNTLKAIREDIQLGSGLSVAFAKHPHVFDPLFINMIRVGEAGGVLTEVLERVALYLEKSEKLRQKVQGALIYPAVIVTMAFAITVLLIIKVVPTFSNIYDSLGQPLPPMTKVLINISKVMQHDFIFLVAGVVALVFAFGRWRATDKGGLVFDAILLKLPVFGDLICKVAVSRFCRTFSTLSQSGVPVLETLEIVGKTCGNRVIEKVVDDVKASVREGRPIAEPLAKSSVFPPMVTRMIAIGEKSGQMEKMLAKVAEFYDDQVDIAVDGMTKLIEPLIIGFLGIVVGFIVIALFMPILNITSALK; this is encoded by the coding sequence ATGCCTACCTATAAATACATAACGCGCGATCAGAACGGTCAGGCGGTCACCGGTAAGATATCCGCTGAGACCGAATTGTTGGTCATTGAAGAATTGCGCAAGCGCGGTCTCATCATTGTTTCCATCAATGAGGAAAAGGCCTCCGCCTTAACGCCCGTTGCCAAGCCGAAAAAAGAAAAGAAGGCCAAGCCCGAAGATATTGTCATGTTCACGCGGCAATTCGCCACCATGATCGACGCCGGCATCCCCATTTTGCAGGCCCTGGAGGCGCTCTACGACCAGACCGCCAACCCGGCGTTCAAGAATACCCTCAAAGCCATCCGTGAGGACATTCAGCTGGGCAGCGGTCTGTCCGTGGCTTTCGCCAAACATCCGCACGTGTTCGACCCGCTTTTTATCAACATGATCCGTGTGGGCGAAGCGGGGGGCGTTTTGACCGAGGTCCTGGAACGGGTGGCCTTGTATCTGGAAAAATCGGAAAAATTGCGCCAAAAAGTGCAGGGAGCGCTTATTTACCCGGCGGTGATCGTGACCATGGCGTTTGCGATCACGGTGCTGCTGATCATCAAGGTGGTGCCGACTTTTTCCAATATCTACGATTCCCTGGGCCAGCCCCTGCCTCCGATGACCAAGGTTCTCATCAATATCAGCAAGGTCATGCAGCATGATTTTATTTTTCTCGTCGCCGGTGTGGTCGCGCTCGTTTTTGCTTTTGGCCGCTGGCGGGCCACGGACAAGGGCGGCCTGGTCTTTGACGCGATTCTTTTGAAATTGCCGGTCTTCGGGGACCTCATCTGCAAGGTCGCGGTCAGCCGTTTTTGCCGGACGTTTTCGACGCTGTCCCAGAGCGGCGTGCCGGTCCTGGAAACGCTGGAGATCGTCGGGAAAACCTGCGGCAACCGCGTCATTGAGAAGGTGGTGGATGATGTCAAGGCGAGTGTGCGCGAAGGCCGGCCCATCGCGGAACCGCTGGCCAAAAGTTCGGTATTCCCTCCCATGGTCACCCGCATGATCGCCATCGGGGAAAAATCCGGGCAAATGGAGAAAATGCTGGCCAAGGTGGCGGAATTTTATGATGACCAGGTGGACATTGCCGTGGACGGTATGACAAAACTCATCGAGCCGCTGATCATCGGCTTCCTGGGGATTGTGGTGGGTTTCATCGTGATCGCGCTTTTTATGCCCATTTTGAATATAACGTCGGCGTTAAAATGA
- the pilM gene encoding type IV pilus assembly protein PilM produces MDFKFLFNQYLEAITRFVPRPQQPSVLGIDIGTSTVRAVEIGPAIGGAGAGFEIRLWAVEPVQGGDVKSALSQLIKKIGYTDQTLVTSVSGKGTLIRYIDMPRMPLEDLRKSFTYDLDKYFPFDPQSIYTDCFILDPSNAQKRMSVLVVAVKKEIVDERLKLFKELGLKLEHITIDTVAVANAFARLGPHPADGGAADGGAKAILDIGEDVSDLIILKDMSPRFTRDIFVGGREMTKQIAHVLGVDESKAEAMKKAPNERPEAMLAACEGPIANLIDEIRLSLDYFMTEKNIQVGEFFLLGGGSLLKGIEGVFERNLGIRVKIWDPVAGLRLSPSVASSDIHLSSSQLGVAIGLGLSKI; encoded by the coding sequence ATGGATTTTAAGTTTCTTTTTAACCAATATTTAGAAGCCATCACACGTTTTGTGCCCCGTCCTCAACAGCCATCGGTTTTAGGTATTGACATAGGGACCAGCACGGTCAGGGCCGTGGAGATCGGCCCCGCCATAGGCGGGGCAGGCGCGGGTTTTGAGATACGCTTGTGGGCGGTCGAGCCGGTCCAGGGCGGGGACGTCAAATCCGCCCTTTCCCAACTGATCAAAAAGATCGGTTACACGGACCAGACCCTGGTGACTTCGGTTTCAGGCAAAGGGACCCTGATCCGTTATATCGATATGCCCCGTATGCCCCTGGAGGACCTGCGCAAATCTTTCACGTACGATCTGGACAAATATTTCCCCTTTGACCCGCAAAGCATTTACACCGATTGTTTCATCCTGGACCCTTCCAACGCACAGAAGCGCATGTCTGTTTTGGTGGTTGCGGTGAAAAAGGAGATCGTGGACGAGCGATTAAAGCTGTTCAAGGAACTGGGACTGAAACTGGAACATATCACCATCGACACCGTTGCCGTGGCCAATGCGTTCGCGCGGCTGGGGCCGCACCCCGCCGATGGCGGGGCCGCTGATGGCGGGGCCAAGGCGATCCTGGATATCGGTGAGGACGTCAGCGATCTGATCATCCTCAAGGACATGTCCCCGCGGTTCACCAGGGACATTTTTGTCGGCGGCCGGGAGATGACTAAACAGATCGCCCACGTTCTGGGCGTGGACGAATCCAAGGCCGAGGCGATGAAAAAAGCCCCCAACGAACGTCCGGAGGCGATGCTGGCCGCCTGCGAGGGGCCCATTGCCAACCTGATCGATGAGATCCGCCTGTCCCTGGATTATTTCATGACGGAAAAAAATATCCAGGTGGGCGAATTCTTCCTGTTGGGCGGAGGGTCTTTGCTCAAAGGGATCGAAGGGGTGTTTGAAAGGAATTTAGGGATACGCGTCAAGATCTGGGACCCGGTGGCGGGCCTGCGCTTGAGTCCGTCGGTGGCATCGTCTGACATCCATCTGTCTTCATCCCAGTTGGGAGTGGCCATTGGGTTGGGGTTAAGCAAAATATGA
- the pilO gene encoding type 4a pilus biogenesis protein PilO, whose protein sequence is MKINIQNIMRGINRTDIKVRYGIFFGILLAVFALDYFLIMAPQIRSLKGLGEAAKTASADVERVNNDLQRIQQIKDGLNSSSAELEVMSVKVRSLQEVPVILEEISRTANQFNVKIDQIKPMSESQETLISTPEEKYYALPIVIQARSGYHMFGHFLNTLESSRLFLTLTNWHMEAGGQADKGILVQATLKVILTQKP, encoded by the coding sequence ATGAAGATCAACATCCAGAACATCATGCGCGGCATCAACAGGACGGACATCAAGGTCCGTTACGGCATTTTTTTCGGGATCTTACTGGCCGTCTTCGCTTTGGATTATTTTTTGATCATGGCCCCCCAGATACGTTCCCTGAAAGGGTTGGGGGAGGCGGCCAAGACCGCGTCCGCGGATGTTGAGAGGGTCAATAATGATCTGCAGAGGATCCAGCAGATTAAGGATGGCTTGAACAGTTCCAGCGCCGAGCTGGAAGTTATGAGTGTCAAGGTCCGTTCCCTGCAGGAAGTGCCGGTCATTCTTGAAGAGATATCCCGCACGGCCAATCAATTCAATGTCAAAATAGACCAGATCAAGCCCATGTCGGAATCACAGGAGACCCTCATCAGCACGCCGGAAGAAAAATATTACGCCCTGCCTATTGTTATTCAGGCCCGTTCGGGGTATCATATGTTCGGCCATTTTTTGAATACTCTGGAGTCCAGTCGTTTATTTCTTACCCTGACCAACTGGCATATGGAAGCCGGTGGGCAGGCCGACAAAGGGATCTTGGTGCAGGCGACTTTGAAGGTGATATTGACACAAAAGCCATGA
- a CDS encoding PilN domain-containing protein — MIVINLVPENLRKMSVRGMGLDIPREVLLGVGAAFVAFLVLAHVLLLTAQSAQGVRLGMVKAQWEKLLPDRNRIDAIGTELRDLRKKVTTITGITSTGTSPWSRKMNVLSDALPKGVWLKKINLDNGTLTLEGSVFSKARSEIVTVGNFVANLKKEGAFADDFSSIEVLSIQRGKRGPTEVADFVITAKLK, encoded by the coding sequence ATGATCGTCATTAATCTGGTCCCGGAAAATTTAAGAAAAATGTCCGTCAGGGGCATGGGTCTGGACATCCCCCGGGAGGTCCTTTTGGGCGTCGGCGCGGCGTTCGTTGCGTTTTTGGTCCTTGCGCACGTATTGTTGCTGACGGCCCAAAGCGCGCAGGGTGTGCGTTTGGGGATGGTCAAAGCCCAGTGGGAAAAGCTTTTGCCTGACAGGAACCGCATTGATGCCATCGGGACGGAATTGAGGGATTTAAGGAAAAAAGTGACGACCATCACCGGCATCACCTCCACCGGGACCAGTCCGTGGTCCAGGAAGATGAATGTCCTGAGCGATGCATTGCCCAAAGGCGTGTGGCTTAAAAAGATCAACCTGGACAACGGGACCCTGACGCTGGAGGGCAGCGTTTTTTCCAAAGCACGCAGCGAGATCGTTACCGTCGGGAATTTCGTTGCAAACCTTAAGAAAGAAGGGGCGTTCGCGGACGATTTTTCTTCCATTGAGGTGCTGTCCATCCAGAGGGGCAAGCGGGGGCCGACGGAAGTGGCCGACTTTGTCATCACGGCTAAATTGAAATGA
- the pilQ gene encoding type IV pilus secretin PilQ: MRSLICAAAFALVVAWTLPGQTQSQEAPPPMAGPVGGADASVPAVPPTLVVVPSENGLVSLDFQDADIRNVLKVLSYKSGVNIVAGPEVTGVVTIQLTDVPWQRALDVILATYGYGYERKGNIVTVTTVENLKKRREDNQTLQDQEPLVTKTYSLNFAKASEVVESINKIKTGRGNINFDQRTNVLIVRDVAGNIELLDGVIKTLDSVTPQVLIEAKVVETTLSNTENLGISWAIGGTATGSQHSTSFPFTQETSTMIPAGATVANNDFKYGTLDASGLSATLEMLHKRTDTKILSNPSIVTLDNNTAKIVVGSQYPIPTYTYNSDQAKLQLSGWNYMDIGIIFEVTPHVNNADLVTLDLEPTITAITDYVLVDPAATAKVPVLSTEQAKTRVMIRNGQTLVIAGLIKDKTSFTKKKVPFLGDIPFIGGAFKKKEDQTDKTELLIFLTPHIITANNPIASASSGK, encoded by the coding sequence ATGCGTTCATTGATCTGTGCCGCGGCATTTGCCCTTGTTGTTGCGTGGACATTACCCGGACAGACCCAGAGCCAGGAGGCCCCCCCGCCTATGGCGGGGCCTGTCGGCGGGGCGGATGCGTCCGTGCCGGCTGTTCCTCCGACGCTTGTGGTGGTGCCATCGGAAAATGGGCTGGTGTCCCTGGATTTTCAGGACGCGGATATCCGCAATGTCCTCAAGGTGCTTTCTTATAAGAGCGGGGTCAACATCGTGGCCGGCCCCGAGGTGACCGGGGTTGTCACCATCCAGTTGACGGATGTGCCGTGGCAAAGAGCGCTGGACGTGATCCTGGCGACCTACGGCTACGGGTATGAGCGCAAAGGCAATATCGTCACCGTCACCACCGTTGAAAATCTTAAGAAACGCAGGGAGGACAATCAAACGCTCCAGGACCAGGAGCCGCTGGTGACCAAGACCTATAGTTTGAATTTTGCCAAGGCCTCGGAGGTGGTGGAATCCATCAACAAGATCAAGACAGGCCGCGGCAATATCAATTTTGACCAGCGCACCAACGTGCTCATTGTCCGTGATGTGGCCGGTAACATAGAACTTTTGGACGGTGTCATCAAGACACTGGACAGCGTGACCCCGCAGGTTTTGATCGAGGCCAAGGTGGTGGAGACAACCTTGAGCAATACGGAAAATTTGGGGATCAGCTGGGCGATCGGAGGGACCGCCACCGGCTCGCAGCATTCGACGAGTTTTCCTTTCACTCAGGAGACCAGCACGATGATCCCTGCCGGCGCTACGGTGGCCAACAATGATTTCAAATATGGGACCCTGGATGCCTCCGGGCTTTCGGCGACGCTGGAAATGCTCCACAAGCGTACGGACACCAAGATCCTTTCGAACCCGAGCATCGTGACGCTGGACAACAATACCGCCAAGATCGTTGTCGGGAGTCAGTACCCCATTCCGACGTACACCTACAACAGCGACCAGGCCAAATTGCAGTTGTCGGGTTGGAACTATATGGATATCGGGATCATTTTTGAGGTCACGCCGCACGTGAACAACGCGGATCTGGTCACGCTGGACCTAGAGCCGACCATTACGGCGATCACGGATTACGTGCTGGTGGACCCGGCGGCAACGGCCAAGGTGCCGGTGCTGAGCACCGAACAGGCTAAGACCAGGGTTATGATCAGAAACGGGCAGACTTTAGTCATCGCGGGATTGATCAAGGACAAAACATCGTTCACCAAGAAGAAGGTGCCGTTTTTGGGCGATATACCGTTCATTGGTGGAGCGTTCAAGAAAAAGGAAGACCAGACGGACAAGACCGAACTTCTGATCTTCCTGACCCCGCACATCATCACGGCGAATAATCCCATCGCATCCGCTTCCAGCGGAAAATGA